Proteins encoded together in one Bradyrhizobium sp. PSBB068 window:
- a CDS encoding DoxX family protein codes for MPALITFGRILFAVLFLYSGASKLFGIQATADVLAAKVTIPAIVAPYAQQIETFVGMPFMQLLAIAVGCFEILAGLMIAVNVLARFFALLLIIFVCVTTFYFHDFWNQPAPDNLRTLIDALKNLSLIGALFIIAGYGRGPRRDDPAYGDV; via the coding sequence ATGCCAGCATTGATCACCTTCGGGCGGATTCTGTTCGCCGTGCTGTTCCTCTATTCGGGAGCAAGCAAGCTGTTCGGCATCCAGGCGACGGCGGACGTGCTCGCGGCCAAGGTGACGATTCCTGCGATCGTTGCGCCCTATGCGCAGCAGATCGAGACCTTTGTCGGCATGCCGTTCATGCAGCTGCTGGCGATTGCGGTCGGTTGCTTTGAGATCCTCGCCGGGCTGATGATCGCGGTGAACGTACTGGCGCGGTTCTTCGCGCTGCTGCTGATCATCTTCGTGTGCGTCACCACCTTCTACTTCCACGATTTCTGGAATCAGCCGGCGCCCGACAACCTCAGGACGCTGATCGACGCGCTGAAGAACCTGTCGCTGATCGGCGCGCTGTTCATCATCGCCGGCTACGGCCGCGGCCCGCGCCGCGACGATCCGGCGTATGGGGATGTGTAG
- a CDS encoding L,D-transpeptidase family protein has product MRASGHRISIFDSANGRFWQFAILTAAGTIAASSQADAALFYWNRDSAYYGDVEPMPQPVRPKPKRNPAKKTPAIEKEAGSKPQGPLIISVSIDHQRVSVYDANGLYAESPVSTGMKGHSTPMGVFSVIQKQKYHQSNIYSGAPMPYMQRITWSGIAMHAGVLPGYPASHGCIRMPMSFAVKMYNWTRMGARVFVTPGTISPENFSHPLLVTQKVAPQQPVADEILKMDAPLGVKSDKGADKPQTGLDLRSSVGHAAAASLRDNTHTADASGAMPAASASVTMSDASAAASDPIAEKLAADPSQPTKPATATADKPAETNSAGNGSVAADDKTVGETTGSTDTPKTEVSANDPAKAEAKADEPKPDAAKPDVAAAPNSEASKAGATKSADKPAEAATAADAPDANKDIAKDPAKDPAKDPARLPGIAKIDVSKRAGQIAVFISRKDSKLYVRQNFAPLFEVPVTIAASDRPLGTHVFTAEADKSDANLLRWSVVTLPARNAARIDVEERASHRRKVAAAAPVEAKPQPATNSPAEALDRISIPSDVMARINEALGTGGSIIVSDLGVNQGETGEGTDFILPLR; this is encoded by the coding sequence ATGCGCGCAAGCGGACATCGGATTTCTATTTTTGATTCTGCGAATGGGCGGTTCTGGCAGTTTGCAATTCTGACGGCGGCGGGCACCATTGCCGCCTCCTCGCAAGCCGATGCAGCGCTGTTCTACTGGAACCGTGACTCCGCCTATTACGGCGATGTCGAGCCGATGCCGCAGCCGGTTCGGCCAAAGCCGAAGCGCAACCCGGCCAAGAAGACTCCGGCGATCGAGAAGGAGGCCGGCAGCAAGCCGCAGGGTCCCCTGATCATCTCGGTCTCGATCGACCACCAGCGGGTCAGCGTCTACGACGCCAACGGCCTCTACGCCGAGAGCCCGGTGTCGACAGGCATGAAGGGACACTCGACCCCGATGGGTGTCTTCAGCGTCATCCAGAAGCAGAAGTACCACCAGTCCAACATCTACAGCGGCGCGCCGATGCCGTACATGCAGCGCATCACCTGGTCGGGGATCGCCATGCACGCCGGTGTACTGCCCGGCTATCCGGCCTCCCATGGCTGCATCCGCATGCCGATGTCGTTCGCGGTCAAGATGTACAATTGGACGCGGATGGGCGCCCGCGTGTTCGTGACGCCCGGCACGATCTCGCCGGAGAATTTCTCGCACCCGTTGCTGGTGACGCAGAAGGTCGCGCCGCAGCAGCCGGTGGCGGACGAGATTCTGAAGATGGATGCGCCGCTCGGCGTCAAGAGCGACAAGGGCGCGGACAAGCCGCAGACCGGTCTCGATTTGCGCAGCAGCGTCGGCCATGCCGCCGCCGCGTCGCTGCGCGACAATACCCACACCGCCGACGCCAGCGGCGCGATGCCGGCGGCGAGCGCGTCGGTGACGATGTCCGACGCGTCGGCCGCGGCGAGCGATCCCATCGCGGAGAAGCTGGCAGCGGACCCGTCGCAGCCGACGAAGCCCGCGACTGCGACAGCCGACAAGCCGGCAGAGACCAATTCCGCCGGCAACGGCAGCGTTGCCGCCGACGACAAGACGGTCGGCGAAACCACCGGCAGCACCGACACTCCAAAGACCGAGGTCTCGGCGAACGACCCGGCGAAGGCCGAAGCCAAGGCCGACGAGCCGAAGCCGGATGCTGCGAAGCCTGATGTCGCCGCGGCGCCCAACAGCGAAGCTTCCAAGGCCGGCGCGACCAAGAGCGCCGACAAGCCCGCCGAGGCCGCAACCGCGGCCGATGCGCCCGACGCCAACAAGGATATCGCCAAGGATCCGGCCAAGGATCCGGCCAAGGATCCGGCACGGTTGCCCGGCATCGCCAAGATCGACGTGTCGAAGCGCGCCGGCCAGATCGCGGTGTTCATCAGCCGCAAGGATTCCAAGCTCTATGTGCGGCAGAACTTTGCGCCGCTGTTCGAGGTGCCGGTGACGATCGCGGCCAGCGATCGGCCGCTCGGCACCCATGTGTTCACCGCGGAAGCCGACAAATCAGATGCCAACCTGCTGCGCTGGTCGGTGGTGACGCTGCCGGCCCGCAACGCCGCCCGCATCGACGTCGAGGAGCGCGCCTCGCATCGCCGCAAGGTCGCGGCCGCAGCACCGGTCGAGGCCAAGCCGCAGCCGGCGACCAACAGCCCGGCCGAAGCACTCGACCGCATCTCGATTCCATCCGACGTGATGGCGCGGATCAATGAAGCGCTCGGCACCGGCGGTTCGATCATCGTCTCCGACCTCGGCGTGAACCAGGGCGAGACCGGCGAAGGCACCGACTTCATCCTGCCGCTGCGCTGA
- a CDS encoding dihydrofolate reductase, with the protein MVSVSELRIEGFVIVSADGRLANAHNVMPDELKIEGDKEFFTAALERADLVVHGRHSQEEQPNAPKRRRLILTGKVAAIASDPTNPKALLWNPAGCPFDTARREAGVTSGMVAIIGGPRVFGMFMDRYDTFWLSVAWKVRIPDGEPCFPGVPARTPQQVLSAHGLHPGAPQLIDAEHDVSVTPWRRAG; encoded by the coding sequence ATCGTCTCGGTGTCTGAGTTGCGTATCGAGGGTTTCGTCATCGTCTCGGCCGATGGCCGGCTGGCCAATGCGCACAACGTGATGCCTGACGAACTCAAGATCGAAGGCGACAAGGAATTCTTCACCGCGGCGCTCGAGCGCGCCGACCTCGTCGTGCACGGCCGCCATTCCCAGGAAGAGCAGCCGAACGCGCCGAAGCGCCGCCGCCTGATCCTGACCGGCAAGGTCGCGGCGATCGCGTCCGATCCGACCAATCCAAAGGCGCTGCTGTGGAATCCTGCCGGCTGCCCGTTCGACACGGCGCGCCGCGAGGCCGGCGTGACCTCGGGCATGGTCGCGATCATCGGCGGTCCCCGCGTGTTCGGCATGTTCATGGACCGCTACGACACGTTCTGGCTCTCGGTCGCGTGGAAGGTGCGCATCCCCGACGGCGAGCCGTGCTTTCCTGGCGTGCCTGCGCGCACCCCGCAGCAGGTGCTATCAGCGCACGGCCTGCACCCCGGCGCGCCGCAGCTGATCGACGCAGAGCACGACGTCAGCGTCACACCGTGGCGGCGGGCAGGTTGA
- a CDS encoding PLP-dependent aminotransferase family protein produces the protein MRKIPTNSREPAARKPELPLDLTGPHVTPGAASQQRLYQALCHTIVGGLVKPGEPLPPSRMLAKQTGFRRNAVTTAYERLIADGFAVATTGSGTFVAPRIPARAGAERRTKIEIEPPQHNALSLGCTHIDERALQRFRAFAGRRLRAFGSEHLHYGDPRGSSELRAAISDHLLSARGLRCDPDQIMLASGTLHALRIVLGAILKPGDKVWCEDPGYPAARRAIEHCGYRPVSVSVDGAGMRIDKGRISGPQARAAYVTPSHQFPLGVQMSMPRRLELLDWARDAGAFVFEDDYDSEFRYDGAPLLSLAGIDHLRRVIYMGTFAKTLFPGLRIGYCALPEALIGPVTAARAALDRFPGTLMEGAVADMLNSGAFAANLRKSRKLYREARDVLAATLTDASEGELTVPVPSQGLHLVARLDPATDPLVAAQAKAAAGVGGWLLAETYRRARPLPGFVLGFSGHPVPQLVAAAEQLAKTTLTALRATRKQSTKARGPKAR, from the coding sequence ATGCGAAAAATTCCGACCAATTCCCGAGAACCAGCGGCGCGCAAGCCGGAGCTGCCGCTCGACCTCACCGGCCCGCATGTGACGCCGGGCGCGGCCTCGCAGCAGCGGCTCTATCAGGCTCTGTGCCACACCATCGTCGGCGGCCTGGTCAAGCCGGGCGAGCCGCTGCCGCCGTCGCGCATGCTGGCCAAACAAACCGGCTTTCGCCGCAACGCCGTCACCACGGCCTATGAGCGCCTGATCGCCGACGGCTTTGCGGTGGCGACCACTGGCTCCGGTACGTTCGTCGCGCCGCGGATTCCGGCGCGGGCCGGTGCAGAGCGACGCACCAAGATCGAGATCGAGCCGCCGCAGCACAATGCGCTCTCGCTCGGCTGCACCCATATCGACGAGCGCGCGCTGCAGCGCTTCCGCGCCTTTGCCGGCCGCAGGCTACGCGCCTTCGGGTCCGAGCATCTGCACTACGGCGATCCCCGCGGCAGCAGCGAGTTGCGCGCCGCGATATCGGATCATCTGCTGTCGGCGCGCGGGCTGCGCTGCGACCCCGACCAGATCATGCTGGCCTCGGGCACGCTGCACGCGCTGCGCATCGTGCTCGGGGCCATCCTCAAGCCTGGCGACAAGGTCTGGTGCGAAGACCCCGGCTATCCGGCGGCGCGGCGCGCGATCGAGCATTGCGGCTATCGGCCGGTCTCGGTGTCGGTCGATGGCGCCGGCATGCGCATCGACAAGGGGCGCATCTCCGGGCCGCAGGCGCGCGCCGCCTATGTCACGCCGTCGCACCAGTTTCCGCTCGGTGTGCAGATGTCGATGCCGCGCCGGCTCGAACTGCTCGACTGGGCCAGGGACGCCGGCGCCTTCGTGTTCGAGGACGACTACGACAGCGAGTTCCGCTATGACGGCGCGCCGCTGCTCTCGCTTGCCGGCATCGATCATCTGCGCCGTGTGATCTACATGGGCACGTTTGCCAAGACGCTGTTTCCGGGATTGCGGATCGGTTACTGCGCCCTGCCCGAGGCCTTGATCGGTCCGGTGACGGCGGCGCGCGCCGCGCTCGACCGCTTTCCCGGCACGTTGATGGAAGGCGCGGTTGCCGACATGCTGAACTCCGGTGCCTTCGCTGCCAATCTGCGCAAGTCGCGAAAGCTCTATCGCGAGGCGCGCGACGTCCTGGCCGCGACACTTACCGACGCATCGGAGGGTGAGCTCACGGTTCCCGTGCCGTCACAGGGCCTGCATCTCGTGGCGCGGCTCGATCCCGCAACCGACCCGCTGGTTGCTGCGCAGGCAAAGGCAGCCGCAGGCGTCGGCGGCTGGCTGCTCGCCGAGACCTATCGTCGCGCGCGGCCACTGCCTGGCTTCGTGCTGGGATTCTCCGGTCATCCGGTTCCGCAACTCGTCGCGGCGGCGGAACAACTGGCGAAGACAACGCTGACAGCGCTGCGCGCGACGCGCAAGCAATCCACGAAGGCGCGAGGTCCCAAAGCGCGATGA
- a CDS encoding glutathione peroxidase: protein MMNRRTLIMAAFSAAAGSRALHAEQPAMSRITAYAFSFPALSGGDIRLADYAGHPLMIVNTASLCGFTPQYAGLQQLWTEFRDRGFVIIGVPSNDFGSQEPGGPTEIAETAQHQYGVTFPIAAKAVVKGPNAHPFYRWAAEARPKDVPRWNFHKYLIGRDGYIADAFPESVTPDDTRIKTGIARALAAA, encoded by the coding sequence ATGATGAACCGCAGGACACTGATCATGGCGGCCTTCTCCGCCGCCGCAGGCTCCCGCGCGCTGCATGCCGAGCAGCCCGCGATGAGCCGGATCACCGCCTATGCCTTCTCATTTCCGGCATTGTCCGGCGGCGACATTCGCCTGGCCGACTATGCCGGCCATCCCCTGATGATCGTGAACACGGCCTCACTCTGTGGCTTCACGCCGCAATATGCCGGCCTGCAGCAATTGTGGACCGAATTCCGCGATCGTGGCTTCGTCATCATCGGCGTACCATCCAATGATTTCGGCAGCCAGGAACCCGGCGGCCCGACCGAGATCGCCGAGACCGCGCAGCATCAATACGGCGTCACCTTTCCGATCGCGGCGAAAGCCGTGGTCAAGGGCCCAAACGCGCATCCATTTTACCGGTGGGCGGCGGAAGCGCGTCCGAAGGACGTGCCACGCTGGAATTTCCACAAATACCTGATCGGCCGCGACGGCTACATCGCCGACGCCTTCCCTGAGTCGGTGACGCCCGACGACACCCGTATCAAGACCGGGATCGCACGGGCTTTGGCGGCGGCTTGA
- a CDS encoding CreA family protein: MSRRGCAALLVLLTSLVTLGQAVPAIAADEPDLIFRRSTVFKWVSPNDKLATYGVDDPEVDGVACHFTVPEKGGFKGWLGLAEEVSDISLACRQIGPIRFKNKLGQGDDMFRQRRSLFFKKMQIVRGCDAKRNVLVYMVYSDKLIEGSPKNSTSSVPIMPWGATDAAVQKCGEFIQ, from the coding sequence ATGTCTCGACGGGGCTGTGCGGCGCTGCTGGTGTTGCTGACCTCGTTGGTGACCCTGGGGCAGGCAGTTCCCGCGATCGCAGCCGACGAACCGGACCTGATCTTCCGCCGCTCGACGGTGTTCAAATGGGTGAGCCCCAACGACAAGCTCGCGACCTATGGCGTCGACGACCCCGAAGTCGACGGCGTCGCCTGTCACTTTACGGTGCCGGAGAAGGGCGGCTTCAAGGGCTGGCTCGGCCTCGCCGAAGAAGTCTCCGATATCTCGCTGGCTTGCCGGCAGATCGGGCCGATCCGCTTCAAGAACAAGCTCGGCCAGGGCGACGACATGTTCCGGCAGCGACGGTCGCTGTTCTTCAAGAAGATGCAGATCGTGCGCGGCTGCGACGCCAAGCGCAATGTGCTGGTTTACATGGTCTATTCGGACAAGCTGATCGAGGGCTCGCCGAAGAACTCCACGTCATCGGTGCCGATCATGCCATGGGGCGCGACCGATGCCGCCGTGCAGAAGTGCGGCGAGTTCATTCAGTAG
- a CDS encoding polysaccharide deacetylase family protein, with the protein MRIAAGLIFAGTVSLLASSAAWSQQTPPAKGAAAAPAAAAPAPAAAAPAPATAAAPPKQAPQPARAACNNPNALGVARTVEIDTTGGPGFGFEHFKQLDFLRDHEVVLTFDDGPWPGNTPAVLKALADECTTGIFFPIGKHATYHPEILRQVYAAGHTVGSHTWSHENLNNKKLTEDQKKDEIERGLAAVKWALETSPSPFFRFPALQHPPEMVTYLGNRNIAIFSCDLDSFDFKSKNSQQVVDTVMKKLAKLGKGIILMHDFQKHTAEALPTLLTQLKAGGFKVVAMRAKFPATVLPQYEQDLAKDVKLPTVSSRPVNSVVTTVDQ; encoded by the coding sequence ATGCGCATTGCAGCAGGTCTGATTTTCGCAGGGACCGTATCGTTGCTCGCGTCGAGCGCGGCTTGGTCGCAGCAGACGCCGCCGGCCAAGGGCGCCGCAGCGGCTCCCGCGGCCGCCGCTCCAGCGCCTGCCGCGGCGGCGCCCGCGCCAGCCACCGCAGCCGCGCCGCCGAAGCAAGCGCCTCAGCCGGCGCGTGCCGCCTGCAACAATCCGAACGCGCTCGGCGTTGCCCGCACGGTCGAGATCGACACGACGGGCGGACCGGGCTTTGGCTTCGAGCATTTCAAGCAGCTCGACTTCCTGCGCGACCATGAAGTGGTGCTGACCTTCGACGACGGACCTTGGCCGGGCAACACGCCGGCGGTGCTGAAGGCGCTGGCGGACGAATGCACCACGGGCATCTTCTTCCCGATCGGCAAGCACGCCACCTATCACCCTGAAATCCTGCGTCAGGTCTATGCCGCCGGTCACACCGTCGGCTCGCACACCTGGTCGCACGAGAACCTGAACAACAAGAAGCTGACCGAGGATCAGAAGAAAGACGAGATCGAGCGCGGCCTCGCTGCGGTGAAGTGGGCGCTCGAGACCTCACCCTCGCCGTTCTTCCGCTTCCCGGCGCTGCAGCATCCGCCGGAAATGGTCACCTATCTCGGCAACCGGAACATCGCGATCTTCTCCTGCGACCTCGACTCCTTCGACTTCAAGTCGAAGAACTCGCAACAGGTGGTCGACACCGTGATGAAGAAGCTCGCCAAGCTCGGCAAGGGCATCATCCTGATGCACGACTTCCAGAAGCACACCGCGGAAGCTCTGCCGACGCTGCTGACGCAGCTCAAGGCCGGCGGCTTCAAGGTGGTCGCGATGCGCGCCAAGTTCCCGGCGACCGTGCTGCCGCAATACGAGCAGGATCTCGCCAAGGACGTCAAGCTGCCGACCGTGAGCTCGCGGCCGGTCAACAGCGTCGTCACCACCGTCGATCAGTAA